A single Phycisphaerae bacterium DNA region contains:
- a CDS encoding DUF4097 family beta strand repeat protein, translating to MTVDSLKVEFHRMFVPRMCLAILLAPILTGCASPRVWIEETQTIRVAAEQLESLEIQSHNGDISMSGDSAATELRVVLKARFGGVTTASAEACKAAVEIASETLPGGQHRILSKWLKPKAPDWQLCTEFTVVGPPRLVTTFISHNGNITLKDVTAATQLTTHNGNIIVKSESPSLQILTHNGDIDAVAPAKTVHLESHNGNVRMNASASPEIGGEMTTHNGTIIATFSERTATRLSCRTHNGRIRWSIPWNLTSFDRRSAEAVLADGDSQLTIESHNGNIVLQK from the coding sequence ATGACGGTTGATTCCCTGAAAGTGGAGTTTCATCGCATGTTTGTTCCTCGTATGTGCCTCGCCATCCTGCTGGCTCCCATTTTGACCGGCTGTGCCAGTCCCCGTGTCTGGATCGAAGAAACTCAGACGATTCGCGTCGCCGCGGAGCAACTGGAGTCTCTCGAGATTCAGTCGCACAACGGCGATATCAGCATGTCGGGGGATTCCGCGGCCACCGAGCTTCGCGTGGTCTTGAAGGCACGCTTTGGCGGGGTAACCACCGCGTCCGCCGAGGCGTGCAAAGCGGCTGTCGAGATTGCGTCAGAAACGCTTCCAGGCGGGCAACACCGCATCCTGTCAAAATGGTTGAAACCCAAGGCGCCGGACTGGCAGCTTTGCACCGAATTCACTGTCGTCGGCCCGCCGCGGCTGGTCACCACGTTCATTTCGCACAACGGCAACATCACCCTCAAGGATGTCACGGCCGCAACCCAACTCACGACGCACAACGGCAACATCATTGTCAAATCTGAATCGCCGTCACTGCAAATTCTCACGCACAACGGCGATATCGATGCCGTCGCGCCGGCCAAGACGGTCCATCTTGAGTCACATAACGGAAATGTTCGAATGAACGCGTCGGCCTCGCCGGAAATCGGCGGCGAGATGACGACGCACAACGGCACGATCATCGCCACATTCAGCGAGCGCACGGCGACCCGACTATCCTGCCGAACTCACAACGGGCGAATCCGATGGTCGATCCCGTGGAATCTGACAAGCTTCGATCGACGATCCGCGGAGGCCGTTCTTGCGGATGGGGATTCTCAACTGACGATCGAGAGTCATAACGGCAATATCGTGCTTCAGAAATGA
- a CDS encoding WG repeat-containing protein, producing MNAYIRQMGLLIVISGSVAVMPAMADDLHPVKKDNRWGYIDSRGNVVVEPQYDKAGKFSDGLALVQKGDIRGFINEKGEMIVNLTYHEAESFREGMARVFEKQGLIGGRYGFIDRSGAAVIHPKYVDAGDFHEGLARVKRDGSWGYVDPAGDEVIKLQYDEASDFSEGMARVRVGGDWGGKVGFIDSKGGFVINPKFDECGDFNDGLAAFKEDGKWGYINRRGEAVIEPQFAQARLFSDGRAAVLVGSMLGAKWGFIDRNGKMVVSPQYEEVRLFVFGRAAVKSGGKWGYIDKSGRVVVKPAFDMADAFCQANIALVKVDGKRGYVNSAGAYVWNPAR from the coding sequence ATGAACGCGTACATTCGACAAATGGGTCTGCTCATCGTGATCTCAGGCTCGGTTGCTGTCATGCCGGCGATGGCGGATGACCTTCACCCGGTGAAGAAGGACAATCGCTGGGGCTATATCGATTCACGAGGCAACGTCGTCGTCGAACCCCAATACGACAAGGCCGGGAAATTCTCCGACGGACTGGCGCTCGTGCAGAAGGGCGACATTCGCGGATTCATCAACGAAAAAGGTGAGATGATCGTGAACCTGACCTATCACGAGGCGGAATCGTTCCGCGAGGGAATGGCCCGCGTCTTTGAGAAACAGGGGCTCATTGGCGGCCGCTACGGTTTCATCGACAGGTCCGGCGCCGCCGTCATTCATCCGAAGTATGTCGATGCCGGCGACTTTCATGAAGGGCTCGCCCGCGTGAAGCGTGACGGGTCCTGGGGCTATGTCGATCCCGCGGGCGATGAAGTCATCAAGCTTCAATACGACGAGGCCTCGGATTTTTCAGAGGGCATGGCGCGGGTTCGTGTCGGTGGAGACTGGGGAGGCAAGGTTGGGTTCATCGATTCCAAGGGTGGATTCGTCATCAACCCGAAATTTGACGAGTGCGGTGATTTCAACGACGGATTGGCCGCTTTCAAGGAAGATGGAAAGTGGGGATACATCAACCGCCGGGGCGAAGCTGTGATTGAGCCGCAGTTCGCGCAGGCGCGCCTCTTCAGCGACGGCCGTGCGGCGGTGCTGGTTGGATCGATGCTGGGAGCGAAGTGGGGCTTCATCGATCGAAATGGGAAGATGGTCGTCAGTCCGCAGTATGAGGAAGTCCGGCTCTTCGTGTTCGGCAGGGCGGCCGTCAAGTCTGGAGGAAAGTGGGGTTATATCGACAAGAGCGGGCGCGTCGTCGTGAAGCCTGCCTTTGATATGGCCGACGCATTTTGTCAGGCGAATATCGCGCTGGTGAAGGTGGACGGCAAGCGCGGATATGTGAATTCGGCAGGGGCGTATGTCTGGAATCCCGCCCGCTAG
- the rpmA gene encoding 50S ribosomal protein L27 has protein sequence MAHKKGQGSTKNGRDSNPQFLGLKRHDGEMVTIGTILVRQNGTPYKPGMYVGRGRDDTLFAMREGRVVFTGRRVSIVPVATE, from the coding sequence ATGGCACATAAGAAGGGACAAGGCTCCACCAAAAACGGCCGCGATTCCAATCCGCAGTTTCTCGGATTGAAGCGGCATGACGGCGAGATGGTCACAATCGGAACCATTCTCGTGCGGCAGAACGGCACGCCCTACAAGCCGGGCATGTACGTCGGCCGAGGCCGGGATGATACTTTGTTCGCAATGCGCGAGGGCAGGGTTGTGTTCACCGGTCGTCGCGTTTCGATTGTGCCGGTTGCGACGGAATAG
- the obgE gene encoding GTPase ObgE: protein MLFIDQAEICVRSGKGGDGCVSFRREKYVAKGGPDGGDGGDGGSVYLEVDAQRSTLVDFTGRHHWTAENGQPGRGADCTGKNGRDEVVRVPPGTLVYDRDNGVLLRDMTAEGERLCVARGGKGGRGNARFATATHQVPREFEHGEIGEERWLRLELKLLADVGIVGLPNAGKSTLLSRVSRARPKIADYPFTTLVPNLGIVDLKGYRRFIVADVPGLVEGAHEGVGLGDTFLRHIERTRVILHLIDLFPVEGCPAPAEAYRMIRDELRKYSEVLAAKPELVVANKLDLTPDAEPEALTELSREIGVNVMAISAVTGRGIEAVTNRLWHMLEASREAEAAGNAF, encoded by the coding sequence ATGCTCTTCATCGATCAGGCTGAAATCTGCGTTCGCTCCGGAAAGGGCGGTGACGGCTGCGTCAGCTTTCGTCGCGAGAAATATGTCGCCAAGGGCGGACCGGACGGCGGCGACGGCGGCGACGGCGGAAGCGTGTACCTCGAAGTGGACGCCCAGCGCTCCACGCTGGTCGATTTCACCGGCAGACATCACTGGACTGCCGAGAACGGGCAGCCCGGACGCGGCGCGGACTGCACGGGAAAGAACGGCCGCGACGAAGTGGTTCGAGTGCCGCCGGGCACGCTGGTCTACGATCGCGACAACGGCGTGCTGCTTCGGGACATGACCGCGGAAGGCGAAAGGCTGTGCGTCGCGCGCGGCGGCAAGGGTGGCCGCGGAAATGCGAGGTTCGCCACCGCGACCCACCAGGTGCCGCGTGAGTTTGAACACGGGGAGATCGGCGAGGAGCGATGGCTGCGGCTGGAACTGAAGCTGCTGGCGGACGTCGGCATCGTCGGACTGCCCAATGCGGGTAAGAGCACATTGTTGTCGCGTGTGTCCCGGGCACGGCCGAAGATCGCTGATTATCCCTTCACGACGCTCGTTCCAAATCTGGGAATTGTTGACTTGAAGGGATACCGCCGTTTCATCGTGGCGGATGTTCCGGGGCTGGTGGAGGGCGCGCATGAGGGGGTCGGACTCGGTGACACGTTTCTGCGTCACATCGAGCGTACGCGCGTGATCCTGCACCTGATCGATCTGTTTCCGGTGGAAGGGTGCCCTGCGCCGGCGGAGGCCTATCGGATGATCCGCGACGAGCTTCGAAAGTACAGCGAAGTGCTGGCCGCGAAGCCGGAACTGGTCGTGGCGAACAAGCTGGACCTCACGCCCGATGCCGAACCAGAGGCACTGACTGAATTGTCGCGTGAGATCGGAGTGAATGTCATGGCGATCTCCGCCGTGACCGGTCGCGGTATTGAAGCCGTGACCAATCGCCTTTGGCACATGCTCGAAGCGTCTCGAGAGGCCGAGGCCGCCGGGAACGCATTCTGA
- a CDS encoding GNAT family N-acetyltransferase, with protein sequence MFESTETREKTLVTASWKDRYRDKIRTAAQAVAGIKHGQRVFLSSGPAVPQLLSEALVAREDLTDVEIVHIMTLGPAPYIDPKFVGRFRHNAFFIGENVRKAIKEGRADYTPIFLSEIAELFRSRRMVIDAALLQVSPPDAFGYCSFGISCDVGKSAADMAPLIIAQVNEQMPRVLGDNFIHVSDIDVMVPCDMPLFELTMGKPDDLSRRIARHIANLIEDGSTLQLGIGNIPDAVLHNLHGFKNLGIHTEMFSDGVIPLVEAGVIDNSEKTLHRGKIVASFVIGSRKLYDFVNNNPMVEFHPTEYVNDPFVIAQNEKLVSINGAIEVDLTGQVCSDSIGTAFYSGIGGQVDFMRGAARSHEGKPIIALPSTTGDGSVSRIVPTLKPGAGVVTSRGDVHYVVTEHGVAYLHGRNVRERAMALIQIADPRFRPWLVGEAKSRRLIYPDQIELPIRTPVYPEDLERWIVLKDGRRAFLRPLKLTDEPLLRDMFYRLSEESIHYRFFRMIKAMPHERLQEFLKVDYDADMALVMLTDADADGQLMGIAHYSKDPRNTFAEAAFLVRDEDHGKGIGTQMLQSLVEAAISRGVTGFTAEVLLDNQGMLRVFHKCGYPVQSELSDGKYSLRIPFKRRKRTTASRADNL encoded by the coding sequence ATGTTCGAATCAACCGAAACAAGGGAAAAGACATTGGTGACCGCCAGCTGGAAAGATCGCTATCGGGACAAAATCCGGACGGCAGCGCAGGCTGTCGCCGGTATCAAGCATGGGCAGCGCGTCTTTCTGAGCAGCGGCCCTGCGGTCCCGCAACTTCTGTCCGAGGCCTTGGTCGCGCGTGAGGACCTGACGGACGTTGAAATCGTGCACATCATGACGCTCGGTCCGGCGCCGTACATCGATCCGAAGTTCGTGGGCCGGTTTCGCCACAACGCCTTTTTCATCGGTGAAAACGTCCGCAAGGCGATCAAGGAAGGACGCGCCGACTACACGCCGATTTTCCTGTCCGAGATTGCGGAGCTGTTCCGATCCCGGCGCATGGTGATTGATGCAGCGCTGTTGCAGGTGAGTCCGCCCGACGCGTTCGGCTACTGCAGCTTCGGCATCTCATGCGATGTGGGCAAGAGCGCGGCTGACATGGCGCCGCTGATCATCGCGCAGGTGAACGAGCAGATGCCGCGCGTGCTCGGCGATAACTTTATCCACGTCAGCGATATTGACGTGATGGTTCCCTGCGACATGCCGCTTTTCGAGCTGACGATGGGCAAGCCGGACGACCTTTCCCGTCGGATCGCGCGGCATATCGCCAATCTCATTGAAGATGGGTCCACGCTCCAGCTGGGAATCGGAAACATTCCGGATGCGGTGCTGCACAATCTCCACGGCTTCAAGAATCTGGGGATCCATACAGAGATGTTCAGTGATGGCGTGATTCCGCTGGTGGAGGCGGGCGTCATTGATAACAGCGAGAAGACGCTGCACCGCGGCAAGATCGTCGCGAGCTTTGTCATCGGCTCGCGAAAGCTCTATGACTTCGTCAATAACAACCCGATGGTCGAATTCCATCCGACGGAGTACGTCAACGATCCGTTCGTCATCGCGCAGAACGAGAAGCTGGTCTCGATCAACGGCGCGATCGAAGTCGACCTGACCGGGCAGGTCTGTTCAGACTCCATCGGAACCGCCTTCTACAGCGGCATCGGAGGACAGGTGGACTTCATGCGCGGAGCGGCCCGGTCCCACGAGGGCAAGCCGATCATTGCGCTGCCTTCGACCACGGGCGACGGCAGCGTCTCGCGCATTGTGCCGACGCTGAAGCCCGGCGCGGGTGTCGTCACGAGCCGTGGCGATGTGCACTATGTCGTCACGGAGCATGGCGTCGCGTATCTCCACGGCCGAAACGTGCGAGAACGGGCCATGGCGCTGATTCAGATCGCCGATCCCCGCTTCCGCCCGTGGCTGGTGGGCGAGGCAAAGTCCCGCAGGCTGATCTACCCGGATCAGATCGAACTGCCGATACGGACTCCGGTCTATCCCGAGGACCTGGAGCGATGGATCGTGCTGAAGGACGGCCGCCGGGCGTTTCTCCGGCCGCTCAAGCTTACGGACGAGCCGCTGCTCCGCGACATGTTCTACCGGCTTTCGGAGGAATCGATTCACTATCGGTTTTTCCGAATGATCAAGGCCATGCCTCATGAGCGATTGCAGGAGTTTCTGAAGGTCGATTATGACGCGGATATGGCACTTGTGATGTTGACCGATGCGGACGCCGACGGGCAGCTCATGGGAATCGCCCACTACAGCAAGGACCCGCGCAACACATTCGCCGAAGCGGCGTTCCTTGTCCGCGATGAGGATCACGGCAAGGGCATCGGCACGCAGATGCTGCAATCGCTTGTCGAAGCGGCGATTTCACGCGGCGTGACCGGATTCACCGCGGAGGTCCTGCTCGACAACCAGGGAATGCTCCGCGTGTTTCACAAATGCGGCTATCCTGTGCAGAGCGAATTGTCCGACGGCAAGTACTCTCTCAGGATTCCGTTCAAGCGGCGCAAACGCACCACGGCCAGCCGAGCGGACAATCTGTGA
- the dnaK gene encoding molecular chaperone DnaK, with the protein MRAGCLQTAIAPPRTQKQETRQMGKIIGIDLGTTNSVVAVMEGGSPKVLTNAMGARTTPSVVGFTEKGERLVGQVAKHQQVTNPKNTTFSIKRFMGRRHNEVASEEKLVPYEVVGGPDELVKVRVRGKDYTPPEISAMILQDLKKTAEDYLGEKIDAAVITVPAYFNDSQRKATREAGEIAGFEVKRVLPEPTAAALAYGEDKNKGGKIAVFDLGGGTFDISILDVGDGVFETLSINGDTHLGGDDFDKVLIDHVAEEFRKQYGIDLRDDAMAHQRLKEACEKAKCELSTSMETNINLPFITADASGPKHLNMTLTRTKFEQISESLVERCRRPVLKALEDAKLTAKDITECILVGGSTRIPAVQRLCKEIFGKEPNKSVNPDEAVGIGAAIQAGIIGGDVKDILVLDVTPLSLGVETMGGVMTVMIPRNTTIPTSKKETYSTAADNQPEVTIHVLQGERQMAADNRTLGKFNLQGIPPAPRGMPQIEVTFDIDANGILNVSAKDVGTGKEQKIRIEGSSGLSEAEVEKMRKEAEQYAEADKQKRELIDVRNQADSVVYQTEKTLKEHGEKVPANERSAAENALSNLRDVMKGDDAASIRKAMENVMTASQAIGKIIYEEAAKAGEAHGKGSPTGDREPVGAGSHSGGKKDDDVIDAEFEVKE; encoded by the coding sequence ATGCGCGCCGGTTGTCTTCAGACGGCGATCGCACCGCCCCGAACCCAAAAACAGGAGACGAGACAGATGGGTAAAATAATCGGAATTGACCTCGGCACGACCAACTCGGTTGTTGCCGTCATGGAGGGCGGCTCACCGAAGGTGCTCACCAATGCGATGGGCGCCCGGACCACGCCCTCGGTCGTTGGGTTCACCGAAAAAGGTGAGCGCCTCGTCGGCCAGGTTGCGAAGCACCAGCAGGTGACCAACCCCAAGAACACAACGTTCTCAATCAAGCGATTCATGGGTCGGCGGCACAACGAAGTCGCCTCGGAAGAGAAACTTGTTCCCTACGAAGTCGTCGGTGGTCCCGATGAACTCGTCAAAGTCCGCGTTCGCGGCAAGGATTACACCCCGCCGGAAATCTCGGCCATGATCCTTCAAGACCTGAAGAAGACGGCCGAAGACTATCTCGGCGAGAAGATCGATGCGGCAGTCATCACCGTGCCGGCCTACTTCAATGACTCCCAGCGTAAGGCGACTCGAGAAGCCGGAGAGATCGCGGGCTTCGAGGTCAAGCGCGTTCTGCCCGAGCCGACGGCCGCCGCGCTCGCTTACGGTGAGGACAAGAACAAGGGCGGCAAGATTGCGGTTTTCGACCTCGGTGGCGGGACGTTTGACATCAGCATTCTTGACGTGGGCGACGGCGTCTTCGAAACGCTGTCGATCAATGGCGACACGCACCTCGGGGGCGACGATTTCGACAAGGTGCTCATCGACCATGTCGCGGAGGAGTTTCGCAAGCAGTACGGCATTGATCTGCGTGATGACGCGATGGCACACCAGCGGCTCAAGGAGGCGTGCGAGAAGGCCAAGTGCGAACTCTCCACCAGCATGGAGACCAACATCAACCTGCCGTTCATCACCGCCGACGCGAGCGGCCCCAAGCACCTGAATATGACGCTCACTCGAACCAAGTTCGAACAGATCTCGGAGTCGCTCGTCGAGCGGTGTCGCCGGCCGGTGCTCAAGGCGCTTGAGGACGCGAAGCTGACCGCCAAGGACATCACGGAGTGCATCCTGGTCGGAGGTTCCACTCGAATTCCGGCCGTCCAGCGACTGTGCAAGGAGATATTCGGCAAGGAACCGAACAAGAGCGTGAACCCCGATGAGGCGGTCGGCATCGGCGCCGCCATTCAGGCCGGCATCATCGGCGGCGACGTGAAGGACATCCTCGTGCTGGATGTTACTCCTCTGTCACTCGGCGTCGAGACAATGGGCGGCGTCATGACCGTCATGATTCCGAGGAACACCACGATCCCGACGAGCAAGAAGGAAACCTACTCCACTGCCGCCGACAATCAGCCCGAAGTGACGATCCACGTCCTTCAGGGCGAACGGCAGATGGCGGCGGACAACCGCACGCTCGGCAAGTTCAACCTTCAGGGCATTCCGCCGGCGCCGCGCGGCATGCCGCAGATCGAGGTCACTTTTGACATCGACGCCAACGGCATTCTGAACGTCTCGGCCAAGGATGTCGGCACTGGCAAGGAACAGAAAATCCGCATCGAAGGTTCCAGCGGACTGTCCGAGGCCGAAGTCGAAAAGATGCGCAAAGAGGCCGAGCAGTACGCCGAGGCCGACAAGCAGAAGCGCGAGCTGATCGACGTCAGGAATCAGGCCGACTCGGTCGTTTACCAGACCGAGAAGACGCTGAAGGAGCATGGCGAGAAAGTTCCCGCGAACGAACGCTCGGCCGCGGAGAACGCCCTGTCAAACCTGCGCGACGTGATGAAGGGCGACGACGCCGCATCCATCCGGAAAGCGATGGAGAATGTCATGACCGCGTCACAGGCGATCGGCAAAATCATCTACGAGGAAGCGGCCAAGGCCGGTGAAGCCCACGGCAAGGGTTCGCCCACCGGCGACCGGGAGCCCGTCGGAGCCGGCAGTCACAGCGGCGGCAAGAAGGACGACGATGTGATTGACGCGGAATTCGAGGTGAAGGAATAG
- a CDS encoding MBL fold metallo-hydrolase: MKIQISTFVDRLYGENAYVVRTRDGGPCWIIDPGLPPSPHEILAHLKSHNLQPAALILTHGHLDHIAGVPAIREALPSIPIHIANDAKPALTDPDENLSGPFGMGMVVGDFETIDLPPGGVLTLDNTRWRVFDTSGHAPGSRSLYCESAGIVIVGDALFQGSVGRVDFHHSQPKLLIENIRENLLTLPDETVVFSGHGPTTTIGDEKRHNPYLREGGIDLSSEFE, encoded by the coding sequence ATGAAGATTCAGATCTCGACCTTCGTCGACCGCCTCTACGGTGAGAACGCCTACGTCGTTCGGACACGCGACGGCGGCCCATGCTGGATCATCGATCCCGGCTTACCGCCCTCGCCGCATGAGATTCTCGCCCATCTCAAGTCCCACAATCTGCAACCGGCGGCGTTGATTCTGACGCACGGCCATCTTGATCACATCGCCGGCGTGCCCGCAATTCGCGAAGCGCTGCCGTCAATTCCGATTCACATCGCGAACGACGCGAAACCCGCGCTCACTGATCCGGACGAGAATCTGTCCGGCCCGTTCGGCATGGGCATGGTCGTCGGCGATTTTGAGACCATCGACCTGCCGCCCGGCGGCGTCCTGACGCTGGATAATACAAGATGGCGTGTGTTTGACACCTCGGGGCACGCGCCCGGCAGTCGCAGCCTGTATTGCGAAAGCGCTGGTATCGTGATTGTTGGGGATGCCTTGTTTCAGGGATCGGTCGGCCGCGTCGATTTTCATCACAGCCAACCGAAGCTGCTCATCGAGAATATCCGGGAAAATCTGCTGACGCTCCCGGACGAAACCGTCGTATTTTCCGGTCATGGCCCGACGACGACGATCGGAGATGAAAAGCGTCACAATCCCTATCTCCGCGAAGGCGGGATCGACTTATCCAGCGAGTTTGAATGA